A genomic region of Metopolophium dirhodum isolate CAU chromosome 1, ASM1992520v1, whole genome shotgun sequence contains the following coding sequences:
- the LOC132936851 gene encoding uncharacterized protein LOC132936851, whose translation MDEDCGSINISPMKRNPRGKFVGSRQKLMIVNLYKTKMAKQDNADGPKLKAKEIIKQISEESGIGQRTVSVTLSEYRNKGSVSSPNKTKIRPTVTEKVDDFDQNAIRKKVHEFWHRREIPTLKKILTTVNEDTTLPNFSETTLRRLLKHLNFEYVRKSRNSALIERIDIVCWRRRYLESIKEYRQLGRPIYYLDETWVNAGETTSKTWVDKTVKSPRDAFLRGLTTGQKEPSGKGKRLIVVHIGSSDGFVVGGLLCFESKKNTDDYHDEMNGDTFYDWFANILPLLRENAVIVMDNASYHSVKKHTFPVRSWKKQDIIDWLTDKGEVIDKPMVKEQLLDRAQILKSQYNEYVIDELAKSANKTVLRLPPYHCELNPIELAWASVKNYVRMNNRTYKINDVKKLLEEGVERVTPDMWKNFVGHIIKVEDKFWEVDFISNELLDAEVTPHVLTITGDTSDSYSDSD comes from the exons ATGGACGAAGACTGTGGATCCATCAACATTTCACCGATGAAAAGAAATCCTCGTGGAAAA tttgttgGTTCTCGACAGAAATTGATGATCGTAAACCTTTACAAGACTAAAATGGCTAAGCAAGACAATGCAGACGGCCCAAAATTAAAAGCGAAGGAGATTATTAAGCAAATATCCGAAGAGAGTGGTATAGGGCAAAGGACAGTGAGTGTTACTCTATCGGAATACCGAAATAAAGGCAGTGTATCATCACCTAACAAAACCAAAATCCGACCAACTGTTACGGAAAAAGTTGATGATTTTGACCAAAATGCCATTAGGAAAAAAGTACACGAGTTTTGGCACAGGCGAGAAATTCCAActttaaagaaaattttaactACGGTCAACGAAGATACAACATTACCAAATTTTTCCGAAACAACATTACGTAGACTTTTAAAACATCTCAATTTTGAGTATGTTCGAAAATCTCGTAATAGCGCTCTTATTGAACGAATTGATATTGTGTGTTGGCGTCGAAGGTACTTGGAGTCCATAAAAGAATACCGTCAGTTAGGTAGACCCATCTATTATCTGGACGAGACATGGGTGAATGCTGGTGAAACCACATCGAAAACATGGGTCGATAAAACTGTGAAGTCACCACGAGACGCATTCCTAAGAGGATTAACGACTGGACAAAAGGAACCGTCCGGTAAAGGAAAACGTCTCATCGTGGTACACATAGGTTCATCTGACGGCTTTGTTGTTGGtggattattatgttttgaatcgaaaaaaaatacagacGATTACCACGATGAGATGAACGGTGATACCTTTTATGACTGGTTCGCCAACATTTTACCGCTACTTCGTGAAAATGCCGTTATAGTCATGGACAACGCGTCGTATCATTCTGTGAAGAAGCACACGTTTCCAGTAAGATCTTGGAAAAAACAAGACATCATTGATTGGTTGACAGATAAAGGCGAGGTAATAGATAAACCAATGGTCAAGGAACAACTGTTGGATCGAGcgcaaattttaaaatcacagTATAATGAATATGTGATAGACGAATTGGCGAAATCTGCAAATAAAACTGTGTTACGCCTACCCCCGTATCACTGTGAATTAAATCCAATAGAACTTGCGTGGGCGTCGGTGAAAAATTATGTTAGAATGAACAATcgtacttataaaattaatgacgTTAAGAAATTATTAGAAGAAGGAGTCGAACGGGTTACGCCCGATATGTGGAAGAACTTTGTTGGCCATATCATTAAGGTAGAAGATAAATTCTGGGAGGTAGATTTTATATCCAACGAATTGTTAGATGCTGAAGTAACACCACACGTTCTAACAATTACGGGTGACACGTCTGATTCATATTCCGATtccgattaa